The proteins below are encoded in one region of Mus caroli chromosome 10, CAROLI_EIJ_v1.1, whole genome shotgun sequence:
- the LOC110303078 gene encoding olfactory receptor 6C74 → MRNHTTVTVFILLGLTDDLQLQVVVFVLLFLTYMLSVTGNLTIITLTLLDSHLKTPMYFFLRNFSFLEISFTTVCISKFLVSMATGDKSISYNECAAQLFFTILLGATEFFLLAAMSYDRYVAICKPLHYMTIMSSRICNLLVFVSWLSGFLIIFPPLLMGLQLDFCAANTVDHFFCDVSPILQLSCTDTHIIELMMLLSAILTLLVTLVLVSLSYTNIIRTILRIPSSQQRRKAFSTCSSHMVVVSISYGSCIFMYVKPSAKERVALNKGIALLSTSVAPMLNPFIYTLRNKQVKDAFKNMTKRWSFYQ, encoded by the coding sequence ATGAGGAACCACACAACAGTGACAGTATTCATTCTTCTTGGCTTAACAGATGATCTACAACTGCAAGTGGTTGTTTTCGTCCTTCTCTTTCTCACATACATGCTGAGTGTTACTGGGAACCTGACCATCATCACACTCACTCTGCTGGATTCTCATCTTAAGAcacccatgtatttcttcctaCGAAACTTCTCATTTTTAGAAATTtcattcacaactgtctgtatctccAAATTCCTTGTTAGTATGGCCACAGGGGATAAATCCATTTCATATAATGAATGTGCAGCTCAACTATTTTTCACTATTCTCTTGGGGGCAACTGAATTTTTTCTTCTGGCTGCCATGTCCTAcgatcgctatgtggccatctgcaaacCCCTGCACTACATGACCATCATGAGCAGCAGAATTTGCAACTTGTTGGTCTTTGTTTCTTGGTTGTCTGGTTTTCTGATCATTTTCCCTCCACTCCTCATGGGTCTCCAGCTAGATTTCTGTGCAGCCAACACTGTAGatcatttcttctgtgatgtttctccTATACTTCAGCTCTCCTGCACGGACACGCACATAATAGAATTAATGATGCTTCTCTCTGCCATTTTGACACTCTTGGTTACACTGGTATTAGTAAGCctttcctacacaaacatcatcaGGACTATTCTGAGAATCCCATCTtctcaacaaagaagaaaagcttttTCTACATGTTCTTCCCACATGGTTGTGGTGTCCATTTCTTATGGCAGCTGCATCTTTATGTATGTGAAGCCATCTGCAAAAGAAAGAGTTGCTTTAAATAAAGGGATAGCTCTGCTCAGCACTTCAGTTGCACCCATGTTGAATCCCTTCATTTATACACTTAGAAACAAACAAGTTAAAGATGCTTTTAAGAATATGACAAAAAGATGGAGCTTTTATCAATGA